Proteins from one Belonocnema kinseyi isolate 2016_QV_RU_SX_M_011 chromosome 8, B_treatae_v1, whole genome shotgun sequence genomic window:
- the LOC117178613 gene encoding uncharacterized protein LOC117178613, translating to MLADVLKEMNILNKTLQSQHVAVWTCLQWINQLKKKIDRWISIIQRRAFTEEEFKNFQHTMEQQSIILSPEVEHRYLQILKELKKDFEKRFQDFDIVKPICNYLTNPLMDLEVPYMEELCSQMSKLFQIDENKAVNEMIRLSTASWTGTKCEDFWRHLESSEYPNLITVLQRILSKNGTTCCCESMFSLMNNIKSKTTSSIDDGNLNDVMRLAVTTYTPDQDALNLLLNNHHHIMKNQMALFRATKCFYDETFLFVKHVKIRRFV from the exons ATGCTTGcagatgttttaaaagaaatgaacATCTTGAATAAAACGTTGCAATCGCAGCATGTTGCAGTGTGGACTTGTCTACAATGGATTAAccagttaaaaaagaaaattgacagGTGGATTAGCATTATCCAACGCAGGGCATTCACCGaagaagagtttaaaaattttcaacatacaatgGAACAGCAAAGCATAATACTATCTCCTGAAGTTGAACATCGATATCTTcaaattctaaaagaattaaaaaaagattttgaaaaaaggtttcaagattTTGACATTGTCAAGCCCATTTGCAATTATTTGACGAACCCGCTAATGGACTTGGAAGTGCCGTATATGGAAGAATTGTGTTCTCAAATGTCAAAGCTCTTTCAGATCGATGAGAACAAAGCGGTCAACGAGATGATTCGCTTATCTACTGCTTCGTGGACTGGAACGAAATGTGAAGATTTTTGGAGGCACCTGGAATCTTCGGAATATCCAAATCTGATTACCGTCTTGCAGAGAATATTATCTAAGAATGGAACTACTTGCTGTTGCGAATCCATGTTTTCTTTAATGAACAACATAAAATCTAAGACCACATCGAGCATTGATGACGGGAATTTGAATGATGTAATGCGGCTTGCAGTGACAACTTACACTCCTGACCAGGATGCACTGAATTTACTCCTTAATAACCACCATCACATAATGAAAAACCAAatggcccttttcagggccaccaaatGCTTTTACGACGAAACATTCTTATTcgtcaaacatgtcaaaataaGAAG attcgtttaa